Genomic window (Aminivibrio sp.):
TGCCTGTACACCGTGGTCCGCACCTGGTCAAGATAGTGGTTCAGGAGGAAGATTTTCTCCTCCTTCGGCGCTTTTTCCAGCAGGAATTCCAGGAGGAGAGCCTCGTTGGTGGTGGATGCCACCTCCGCGAGGAAGATGGTGTAGTCGGCGTAGACCTGCGGCTGGCCGGCATGGGAGAACCACGTGTGGAGGGAGTGCCCCGCCTCGTGGGCGATGGTGAACACGTCCCTGAGGGTGCCGTTGTAGTTCAGGAGGATGTAGGGGTGGGTTCCGTAGCTTCCCCAGGAATAAGCCCCTTTTCTCTTCCCCTGATTCTCGTATACGTCGATCCACCGGGAGGAAAATCCTTTTTTCAGCACGTCAAGATATTCCGTCCCGAGAGGCGCAAGCCCCTCCGTCACCATTTCAACAGCCTTTCCGTAGGGGATCCTGGTTTCCGGCTCGTCGGCAAGGGGCACGTTGAGGTCGTACATCCGCAGCTCCTCCAGCCCGAGGGTTTTTTTCCGAAGCGCCATGTAGCCGTGGAGAGCGTCGAGGTTCCTGTTCACCGTGTCCACCACCATGTCGTACACGGATGGGGATATATTGTCGCCGTGGAGAGACGCCTCGAGGGCAGAGGTGTACTTCCTGGCCCGGGAGAAGAAGAGGTCGGATTTCACGCTCCCGGAGTACAGGGCTGCGAGGGTGTTCCTGAATTTCCCGTAGGTGGTGAAAAGCCCTTCGAAAGCGTCCTTCCGGACTCTCCTGTCCTTCGACCGGCTCAGAAGGTAGTAGCGTTCCTCCGAGAGCTCGGTCTCCCTGCCCGATTCGTCGCGGATCACCGGGAATGTGAGGTCGGCGTTCGTCAGAAGGGAGAAGGCATTTTCCGGCGTGCGGGCCATTTCCCCGGACCGGGCGAGAATTTCTTCCTCCTGCGGTCCGAGAACATGCCCGGCGGTCCGGAGGAGATCATCGAAGTGATGGCGGTACATTTCAAGCCCGGGACAGGCTTTTATGGCATTGTTCACTTTCTCCTTTCCGGCGGCAAGGATTTCCGGCCGGTAGAAGGAGAGGACGGCGCCGTAGGAGGCCAAGAGAGAGCCCGCCCTGTCGGCCCGTGCCTGCCGGGCAGCGTCGGCGGTATCCTCGTGGCTCTTCATCACCGCATAGGCATAGAGCTTGCCCATCCTTTCCGAAGCGGCTTCCTCCAGTTTCAGAAACTCCAGCAGTGTCTCCGGTGACTCGAAAAGCCTTCCGTTATAGCCTCCGAGCCGCTCCATTTCTTCTCCCAGAAGGCGAAACGATTCCTCCCATGCCTCTGCTGTAGGAAAGACGGCCTCCAGGTCCCAGGTGTATTCCCTTGGAATTTCGCTTCTCGCCGGAATCCTGCCCGAGGGATCGGCTTCTCCGGTGACGGTGCCCGAAAACAGGCGACAGTGGTTCATGATTGAAAACTCCTTTCATTGTGGAGACTCAAGACAAAAGGTCCGCCGGTTCATTGACACCTTTTTGTAAAGCCCTTATTATTTCTTTAATGAATTCGAAGGAATTCTAACCCATATTAACAGGAGTGTGAATAAAAAAATGAAAAAGCGCGTTCTCGTTCTTTCAGCTCTTGCGCTCATTTTCGCCCTGAGCGGTTCAGCCTTTGCCGTCCAGACCGTCACGCCGGACCAGCTCCGCTTCCTGGCGGGCCCTCCGGGCGGTAACTGGTTCGCCCTCGGCGGAGCCCTCGCCGACCTCTGGACCTCCAAGCTGATCCCCACCACCAGCATCACCGGCGGCGCCGTGGCCAACATCATCAATGTCCATAACGCCAAGGGCGAGCTCGGATTCTCCAACACTTCCATGGTCGCCGTGGGACAGAAGGCGAGCGACGCTCCCTTCAAGGAAACTACCGACAACGCCGTCATCATGGCCAACCTCTACACCCAGTACACCTACTTCATCGCACGGAAGGACTTCGCGGAGAAGCACGGCATCAAGTCCCTCGACGACCTCATCGCAAAGAAGATTCCCACCCGGTTCGCAACCCTCAAGACGGGCACAGGTTCCGAGTTCATCGTGAACGGCATCTTCAAGGCCGGCTTCGGTATCGCCGACTACAGGAAGGAATTGAAGGACTGGGGCGGTTCCGTGGAATACGCCTCTTATTCCGGCGGCGCAGACCTTCTGGCGGACAACCACCTGGACGTCTTCGCCTTCTCCGTGGGCAAAGTCGCTTCCATCGTGATGCAGATCGAGAGCCAGACGGACATAGTCCTTCTGGGCATGGAGCAGGCTACCCTCGATAAAGTCGGCGAGGCCTACGGCACTGTCACCTTCACGGTGGATCCCGGAATCTACAAGTCCGTGACCGAGCAGACTCCCACCGTGAGAGTCGTGGGCGACTACACCTGCATCGTGGTCCGCGGCGACCTCGACGAGCAGCTTGTCTACGACCTGTGCAAGGTGATGCACGAGAACCAGGAGATTCTCTCCAAGGCAGTGGTGGACATCAACGAACTTACCCCCGCCACGGCGATCCCAGGCGGAGCCGTCAAAAGCCACCCCGGCGCCGTCCGCTACTGGAACGAAGTCTCCAAGAAATAGCACCCCATCTTTTCGCACTTTGAACCGGAAGGCGGGCTGATCCAGCCCGCCTTTGCCTTCGTTCCGGACATTTCTGCCTTTTTCGGCAGCCCTGTGTTTTCAAGGAGGGAGTTTTTTCCATGAGGAAACTCGACGGCTTCGTGGCAAAGGGTTTGTATGTCTACGTTCTGGCCATGGGCCTTTTTCACATTTATACCGCGGTTTTCGGAACCTTCGAGGCGTATCTTCAGAGAGCGATCCACCTCACCTGGGTCCTCCCCATGTGCTTCGTTCTCTACCCCTTTGCGGCAGGCAGGAAGCAACAGGCTATTGAAACTTCCGTCCCTTGGTACGACTGGATTTTTGCCGCCCTTTCCGCTCTGCCGGGTGTCTATATCATGCTGAACTACGACGAGATCATGATGCGGATGCAGGGGGTGGACGACCTGACAACCGCCCAGCTCGTCCTGGGAACCCTGCTGATCCTCCTTCTGCTCGAGGCAACGAGGCGGATCGTCGGCCTTCCCTTGGTCATCGTGGCGGTGTTCTTCACGGTTTACACCTATTATTGCGACGCCCCCTTCCTGCCCCGGCTCCTCAGGGGTGTTCCCACCGAGTTCCAAAGGCTGATCGAAGGGATGTACCTCACCGACGAAGGCATTTTCTCCTCTTCCCTGGGAGTCTCGGCCACCTTTGTCATGATCTTCCTCATCTTCGGCGGCTTCCTTGAAAAGAGCGGCGTGGGAGAGTATTTCATGGAGTTCGCCCAGGCCTTCACCGGAACCGCCCCCGGCGGCCCGGCGAAAATCGCCGTGCTCAGCTCGGCCCTCTTCGGCTCCATTTCCGGCTCCGCCGTGGCCAACGTCTACGGAACCGGGTCCTTCACCATTCCTCTCATGAAGCGGATCGGCTACAAGCCTTTCTTTGCAGGTGCCGTGGAGGCGGTGGCCAGTACGGGAGGACAGATCATGCCCCCCGTCATGGGAGCCGGCGCCTTCGTCATGGCCGCCCTCCTCGGTGTGCCCTTCAACACCATCATGATCGCCGCCATGCTGCCGGCATTGCTCTACTACGGCACGGTACTCCTCATGGTCCACCTGACGGCCCTCCGGGACGGCCTCAAGGGGCTCCCCGCGGACGAGCTTCCCTCAATCAGGTCGGTGATGAAGAAACTCTATATGATGTCCCCCATCGTCCTCCTGGTATACATGCTTCTCGCGGGGTATACGCCCATGTACGGTGCCATTGCCGGCATCTCCCTCGCCTGGGCTGTCTCCCTCTTCAATCCCGGGAAAAGAATGGGACCGAAGAAAATCCTTCAGGCCATCCACGACGGCTCACAGAACATCCCCATGATTTGCACCGCCTGCGCCTCCGCCGGCCTCGTCATCGGCTCGGTGGCTCTGTCAGGCATCGGCTTCAAATTCGTGGGAGCCGTTCTCGCTCTTTCGGGCGGCATCCCCTTCCTGGCCCTCATTTTCATAGCCATAGTCTCCCTGATCCTCGGCATGGGGCTTCCCACCACGAGCGCCTACATCCTGGGCGCGGCCCTCGGCGTCCCCGCTCTGGCCCAGATCGGGATCATGCCCCTGGCAGCCCATCTTTT
Coding sequences:
- the pepF gene encoding oligoendopeptidase F → MNHCRLFSGTVTGEADPSGRIPARSEIPREYTWDLEAVFPTAEAWEESFRLLGEEMERLGGYNGRLFESPETLLEFLKLEEAASERMGKLYAYAVMKSHEDTADAARQARADRAGSLLASYGAVLSFYRPEILAAGKEKVNNAIKACPGLEMYRHHFDDLLRTAGHVLGPQEEEILARSGEMARTPENAFSLLTNADLTFPVIRDESGRETELSEERYYLLSRSKDRRVRKDAFEGLFTTYGKFRNTLAALYSGSVKSDLFFSRARKYTSALEASLHGDNISPSVYDMVVDTVNRNLDALHGYMALRKKTLGLEELRMYDLNVPLADEPETRIPYGKAVEMVTEGLAPLGTEYLDVLKKGFSSRWIDVYENQGKRKGAYSWGSYGTHPYILLNYNGTLRDVFTIAHEAGHSLHTWFSHAGQPQVYADYTIFLAEVASTTNEALLLEFLLEKAPKEEKIFLLNHYLDQVRTTVYRQTMFAEFERETHALAEKGEALTAELLCFLWRGLNERYHGPETAVDEVLSVEWARIPHFYSAFYVYKYVTGFAAAGCLSSGILKGGEEERRRYIRFLSRGSSAYSLDILREAGVDMTSPVPLEQTIRTFREKTALLENLLESRS
- a CDS encoding TRAP transporter permease, which codes for MRKLDGFVAKGLYVYVLAMGLFHIYTAVFGTFEAYLQRAIHLTWVLPMCFVLYPFAAGRKQQAIETSVPWYDWIFAALSALPGVYIMLNYDEIMMRMQGVDDLTTAQLVLGTLLILLLLEATRRIVGLPLVIVAVFFTVYTYYCDAPFLPRLLRGVPTEFQRLIEGMYLTDEGIFSSSLGVSATFVMIFLIFGGFLEKSGVGEYFMEFAQAFTGTAPGGPAKIAVLSSALFGSISGSAVANVYGTGSFTIPLMKRIGYKPFFAGAVEAVASTGGQIMPPVMGAGAFVMAALLGVPFNTIMIAAMLPALLYYGTVLLMVHLTALRDGLKGLPADELPSIRSVMKKLYMMSPIVLLVYMLLAGYTPMYGAIAGISLAWAVSLFNPGKRMGPKKILQAIHDGSQNIPMICTACASAGLVIGSVALSGIGFKFVGAVLALSGGIPFLALIFIAIVSLILGMGLPTTSAYILGAALGVPALAQIGIMPLAAHLFVFYYAIISNITPPVALAAYAAASIAGSPPNKTGFAACRLGILAFIVPFAFCYDPGLLLKSTFMGNIISIVSGAAAMAGLGFSITGFTKRRLSLPERLAFALFGLLALHGSLPIALGSTAAVIGLFLIFRPREKTSGAF
- a CDS encoding TAXI family TRAP transporter solute-binding subunit, with the protein product MKKRVLVLSALALIFALSGSAFAVQTVTPDQLRFLAGPPGGNWFALGGALADLWTSKLIPTTSITGGAVANIINVHNAKGELGFSNTSMVAVGQKASDAPFKETTDNAVIMANLYTQYTYFIARKDFAEKHGIKSLDDLIAKKIPTRFATLKTGTGSEFIVNGIFKAGFGIADYRKELKDWGGSVEYASYSGGADLLADNHLDVFAFSVGKVASIVMQIESQTDIVLLGMEQATLDKVGEAYGTVTFTVDPGIYKSVTEQTPTVRVVGDYTCIVVRGDLDEQLVYDLCKVMHENQEILSKAVVDINELTPATAIPGGAVKSHPGAVRYWNEVSKK